A single region of the Anas platyrhynchos isolate ZD024472 breed Pekin duck chromosome 6, IASCAAS_PekinDuck_T2T, whole genome shotgun sequence genome encodes:
- the PSTK gene encoding L-seryl-tRNA(Sec) kinase, which yields MERTGGSRVVLCLLCGLPAAGKSTLSRALSRLLPPHQGWDCSVLVYDELIPQEAPGPPEPGWKGRRREVLRQLERLLRGPPGPAAQRGLPEPGAAPRPLCIVLDDNFYYRSMRYEVYQLARKYSLSFCQLFLEGPLEQCLRRNRLRSHPLPDETIRLMATRIEPPDPRKNAWEQNSLVLKSSECPSEDEYDAVLMKDCYAQIINLLATALENPVKQNEENTEQKEADRVACAASTVHQADQTCRRVISQTMKEAKDKNVLPSEMKSLAEELNKLKAAFLEDLRQETHLKNETGQQNHSFDPATSVFSSFQREATSVVNKYILK from the exons ATGGAGCGGACGGGCGGCAGCCGtgtggtgctgtgcctgctgtgcGGGCTGCCGGCCGCCGGCAAATCCACGCTGAGCCGAGCCCTGAGCCGCCTCCTGCCGCCCCACCAGGGCTGGGACTGCTCCGTGCTGGTTTACGACGAGCTGATCCCGCAGGAGGCCCCCGGCCCGCCGGAGCCCGGCTGGAAAGGGCGGCGGAGGGAGGTGCTGAGGCAGCTGGAGCGCCTCCTCAGgggcccgcccggccccgccgcccagCGGGGGCTGCCGGAGCCGGGAGCCGCCCCCCGGCCGCTCTGCATCGTCCTGGATGACAATTTCTACTACCGGAGCATGAGATATGAGGTGTACCAGCTGGCTCGCAAGT ATTCCCTGAGCTTCTGCCAGTTATTTCTGGAGGGCCCGCTGGAGCAGTGCTTGCGGAGGAATCGCCTGAGGAGCCACCCGCTCCCTGACGAGACGATTCGGCTGATGGCGACGAGAATCGAACCGCCAGACCCCAGGAAAAACGCCTGGGAGCAGAACAGCCTGGTCCTGAAAAGCTCTGAATGCCCCTCAGAGGACGAGTACGATGCAGTATTGATGAAGGACTGTTA tgcgCAGATAATTAATTTGCTGGCCACTGCTTTGGAAAATCCAGTGAagcaaaatgaggaaaatactGAGCAGAAG GAAGCAGATCGAGTGGCCTGTGCTGCTAGTACTGTCCATCAAGCTGATCAGACGTGCCGACGAGTCATCTCTCAAACAATGAAGGAGGCAAAAG ataAAAATGTACTTCCAAGTGAGATGAAGAGCCTGGCAGAAGAACTCAACAAACTCAAAGCAGCGTTTTTGGAAGATTTGCGGCAAGAAACTcatctgaaaaatgaaactggCCAACAAAATCACTCTTTTGACCCTGCAACAAGTGTATTTTCTTCATTCCAACGTGAGGCAACCAGTGtagttaataaatatattttaaaataa
- the IKZF5 gene encoding zinc finger protein Pegasus isoform X2, with amino-acid sequence MGEKKPEPLDFVKDFQEYLTQQTHHVNMISGSVSGDKEAETLPGAGTEGDQNGLDHPSVEVSLDENSGMLVDGFERTFDGKLKCRYCNYASKGTARLIEHIRIHTGEKPHRCHLCPFASAYERHLEAHMRSHTGEKPYKCELCSFRCSDRSNLSHHRRRKHKMVPIKGTRSSLSSKKMWGVLQKKTSNLGYSRRALINLSPPSMVVQKPDYLNDFTHEIPNIQTEAYESMTKPSQSSGLPRDPQDLMVDNPLNQLSTLAGQLSSLPPENQNPASPDVVSCQDEKPFMMQQPTAPAVVSAVSANIPQSSSPTSPDPRPAHNQRNYSPVAGPSSDRSAHTSTPSISNSQPSTPAPTLPVQDPQLLHHCQHCDMYFADNILYTIHMGCHGFENPFQCNICGCKCKNKYDFACHFARGQHSQH; translated from the exons ATGGGTGAAAAGAAGCCAGAACCTTTGGACTTTGTAAAAGACTTTCAGGAATATCTTACACAGCAGACTCACCATGTAAATATGATTTCTGGATCAGTTAGTGGAGACAAGGAAGCGGAGACTCTTCCGGGAG CTGGGACCGAAGGTGATCAGAATGGTCTGGATCATCCTTCTGTTGAAGTTTCACTGGATGAAAACTCAGGAATGTTAGTGGATGGGTTTGAAAGGACATTTGATGGAAAATTAAAGTGTCGATACTGCAACTATGCCAGCAAAGGAACAGCACGGCTCATAGAGCATATCAGAATTCATACAG gtGAGAAGCCACACAGATGCCATTTGTGTCCCTTCGCATCAGCTTACGAACGCCATCTGGAAGCGCACATGCGATCACATACCGGTGAAAAACCATACAAGTGTGAGCTGTGTTCCTTCCGCTGCAGTGACAGAAGCAACTTATCCCACCACCGGAGGCGCAAGCATAAAATGGTGCCTATCAAGGGTACAAGGTCCTCCCTAAGCAGCAAGAAAATGTGGGGGGTTTTGCAGAAGAAGACCAGCAACTTGGGGTACAGCAGAAGAGCATTAATTAATTTGAGCCCACCTTCCATGGTGGTTCAGAAACCGGACTACCTTAACGATTTTACTCATGAAATCCCAAATATCCAGACTGAAGCATACGAGAGCATGACAAAACCATCCCAGAGCAGCGGGTTGCCAAGAGATCCGCAAGACCTTATGGTAGATAATCCTTTAAACCAGCTATCTACGCTAGCCGGACAGTTATCTAGCCTGCCGCCTGAAAACCAAAATCCTGCCTCTCCTGATGTTGTTTCCTGTCAAGATGAAAAGCCTTTCATGATGCAGCAGCCTACTGCACCTGCAGTCGTTTCGGCTGTGTCGGCAAATATTCCTCAAAGTTCATCTCCAACCAGCCCAGACCCCCGGCCCGCACACAATCAGAGGAACTACAGCCCGGTGGCAGGGCCGAGCAGCGATCGCAGTGCCCACACCAGCACTCCCAGCATAAGCAACAGCCAACCAAGTACTCCAGCTCCCACCCTGCCGGTTCAGGACCCTCAGCTTCTGCATCACTGCCAGCACTGTGACATGTACTTTGCGGACAATATCCTTTATACTATTCACATGGGGTGTCATGGATTTGAAAATCCCTTTCAGTGCAACATATGCGGGTGCAAGTGTAAAAATAAGTATGACTTTGCTTGCCATTTTGCAAGAGGACAACATAGTCAACATTGA
- the IKZF5 gene encoding zinc finger protein Pegasus isoform X1, translating into MGEKKPEPLDFVKDFQEYLTQQTHHVNMISGSVSGDKEAETLPGAGTEGDQNGLDHPSVEVSLDENSGMLVDGFERTFDGKLKCRYCNYASKGTARLIEHIRIHTGQGDPRPECGFAQKHGEEAWQRAKTWIAWTMKAQSEKPHRCHLCPFASAYERHLEAHMRSHTGEKPYKCELCSFRCSDRSNLSHHRRRKHKMVPIKGTRSSLSSKKMWGVLQKKTSNLGYSRRALINLSPPSMVVQKPDYLNDFTHEIPNIQTEAYESMTKPSQSSGLPRDPQDLMVDNPLNQLSTLAGQLSSLPPENQNPASPDVVSCQDEKPFMMQQPTAPAVVSAVSANIPQSSSPTSPDPRPAHNQRNYSPVAGPSSDRSAHTSTPSISNSQPSTPAPTLPVQDPQLLHHCQHCDMYFADNILYTIHMGCHGFENPFQCNICGCKCKNKYDFACHFARGQHSQH; encoded by the exons ATGGGTGAAAAGAAGCCAGAACCTTTGGACTTTGTAAAAGACTTTCAGGAATATCTTACACAGCAGACTCACCATGTAAATATGATTTCTGGATCAGTTAGTGGAGACAAGGAAGCGGAGACTCTTCCGGGAG CTGGGACCGAAGGTGATCAGAATGGTCTGGATCATCCTTCTGTTGAAGTTTCACTGGATGAAAACTCAGGAATGTTAGTGGATGGGTTTGAAAGGACATTTGATGGAAAATTAAAGTGTCGATACTGCAACTATGCCAGCAAAGGAACAGCACGGCTCATAGAGCATATCAGAATTCATACAG GGCAAGGAGATCCAAGACCTGAGTGTGGTTTTGCTCAGAAGCATGGTGAGGAAGCATGGCAAAGGGCTAAGACATGGATTGCATGGACTATGAAAGCTCAGA gtGAGAAGCCACACAGATGCCATTTGTGTCCCTTCGCATCAGCTTACGAACGCCATCTGGAAGCGCACATGCGATCACATACCGGTGAAAAACCATACAAGTGTGAGCTGTGTTCCTTCCGCTGCAGTGACAGAAGCAACTTATCCCACCACCGGAGGCGCAAGCATAAAATGGTGCCTATCAAGGGTACAAGGTCCTCCCTAAGCAGCAAGAAAATGTGGGGGGTTTTGCAGAAGAAGACCAGCAACTTGGGGTACAGCAGAAGAGCATTAATTAATTTGAGCCCACCTTCCATGGTGGTTCAGAAACCGGACTACCTTAACGATTTTACTCATGAAATCCCAAATATCCAGACTGAAGCATACGAGAGCATGACAAAACCATCCCAGAGCAGCGGGTTGCCAAGAGATCCGCAAGACCTTATGGTAGATAATCCTTTAAACCAGCTATCTACGCTAGCCGGACAGTTATCTAGCCTGCCGCCTGAAAACCAAAATCCTGCCTCTCCTGATGTTGTTTCCTGTCAAGATGAAAAGCCTTTCATGATGCAGCAGCCTACTGCACCTGCAGTCGTTTCGGCTGTGTCGGCAAATATTCCTCAAAGTTCATCTCCAACCAGCCCAGACCCCCGGCCCGCACACAATCAGAGGAACTACAGCCCGGTGGCAGGGCCGAGCAGCGATCGCAGTGCCCACACCAGCACTCCCAGCATAAGCAACAGCCAACCAAGTACTCCAGCTCCCACCCTGCCGGTTCAGGACCCTCAGCTTCTGCATCACTGCCAGCACTGTGACATGTACTTTGCGGACAATATCCTTTATACTATTCACATGGGGTGTCATGGATTTGAAAATCCCTTTCAGTGCAACATATGCGGGTGCAAGTGTAAAAATAAGTATGACTTTGCTTGCCATTTTGCAAGAGGACAACATAGTCAACATTGA
- the ACADSB gene encoding short/branched chain specific acyl-CoA dehydrogenase, mitochondrial isoform X1, protein MAAVAGGWLRSGATKLKRNIPAYLAASWRASPCVFRSSKSELAPKLDSDGVVYAPLQTFTEEETMLKNMVKKFAQERVAPLVQKMDENSKMEDSVIKGLFEQGLMSIELGEEYGGTAASFFSVILVVEELAKVDPAVALLCELQNTLTNRLFTTYGTEEQKRTYLPKVSKDTIGSFCLSEAGSGSDAFSLKTRAEKKGDYYIINGSKMWISLAEHAGVFFVMANTDPASGYRGITCFIVDRNTEGLHIGKKEDKLGIRASSTCPVTFENVKVPATNILGQVGQGYKYAIGMLNGGRIGIAAQMLGLAQGCFDHTIPYTKERVQFGKSIFDFQGMQHQIAQVATQLEAARLLTYNAARLAETGKPFIKEASMAKYYAAEVATLTTSKCIEWMGGVGYTKNYPIEKYYRDCKIGTIYEGTSNIQLSTIAKSLAQEY, encoded by the exons ATGGCGGCGGTGGCGGGCGGGTGGCTGAGGAGCGGCGCCACCAAG ctgaaaagaaatataCCAGCATACTTGGCAGCTTCGTGGAGGGCTTCTCCGTGTGTCTTTAGATCCTCCAAATCAGAACTTGCGCCAAAACTAGACAGTGATGGAGTTGTCTATGCTCCGCTTCAAACATTCACTGAAGAGGAAACAATGCTGAAGAACATGG TGAAAAAATTTGCTCAGGAACGAGTTGCACCTTTGGTGCAAAAAATGGATGAGAATTCGAAAATGGAAGACTCTGTAATAAAGGGATTGTTTGAACAAGGG CTGATGAGTATTGAGCTTGGGGAAGAATATGGAGGAActgcagcttcatttttttcagtcatattgGTGGTAGAAGAATTGGCCAAAGTTGATCCAGCTGTAGCTCTTCTATGTGAACTCCAAAATACACTAACAAATAGGTTGTTTACCACATATGgaacagaagaacaaaagagaACTTACTTGCCCAAAGTGTCTAAAGATACA ATAGGCAGTTTCTGTCTGTCGGAGGCTGGTTCTGGCAGTGatgctttttctttgaagaCTCGTGCTGAAAAGAAGGGAGACTACTATATTATCAATGGCTCAAAGATGTGGATTAGCTTAGCAGAACATGCTGGAGTTTTCTTTGTGATGGCAAATACAGATCCTGCCTCA GGATACAGGGGAATTACATGCTTCATAGTAGATCGCAACACAGAAGGCCTACACATAGGGAAGAAGGAGGATAAGCTTGGAATCAGAGCATCTTCTACTTGCCCAGtaacatttgaaaatgtgaaG GTTCCTGCGACCAACATCCTTGGACAGGTGGGGCAAGGCTATAAGTATGCAATCGGAATGCTAAATGGAGGCAGAATAGGTATTGCTGCACAG atgttAGGATTGGCGCAGGGGTGTTTTGACCATACAATTCCCTACACAAAGGAGAGAGTGCAGTTTGGGAAAAGCATATTCGATTTCCAG GGAATGCAACATCAGATAGCTCAGGTGGCCACACAGCTGGAGGCTGCGAGGCTGCTGACCTACAATGCAGCCCGTCTTGCAGAAACAGGAAAGCCATTCATAAAGGAGGCAAGCATGGCCAAATATTATGCTGCAGAG GTTGCCACACTGACAACTAGTAAATGCATTGAATGGATGGGTGGTGTTGGATATACAAAAAATTATCCAATAGAAAAATACTACCGTGATTGCAAGATTG GTACAATATATGAAGGAACTTCAAATATCCAGTTGAGCACCATTGCAAAAAGCTTGGCCCAGGAGTACTGA
- the ACADSB gene encoding short/branched chain specific acyl-CoA dehydrogenase, mitochondrial isoform X2: MSIELGEEYGGTAASFFSVILVVEELAKVDPAVALLCELQNTLTNRLFTTYGTEEQKRTYLPKVSKDTIGSFCLSEAGSGSDAFSLKTRAEKKGDYYIINGSKMWISLAEHAGVFFVMANTDPASGYRGITCFIVDRNTEGLHIGKKEDKLGIRASSTCPVTFENVKVPATNILGQVGQGYKYAIGMLNGGRIGIAAQMLGLAQGCFDHTIPYTKERVQFGKSIFDFQGMQHQIAQVATQLEAARLLTYNAARLAETGKPFIKEASMAKYYAAEVATLTTSKCIEWMGGVGYTKNYPIEKYYRDCKIGTIYEGTSNIQLSTIAKSLAQEY, encoded by the exons ATGAGTATTGAGCTTGGGGAAGAATATGGAGGAActgcagcttcatttttttcagtcatattgGTGGTAGAAGAATTGGCCAAAGTTGATCCAGCTGTAGCTCTTCTATGTGAACTCCAAAATACACTAACAAATAGGTTGTTTACCACATATGgaacagaagaacaaaagagaACTTACTTGCCCAAAGTGTCTAAAGATACA ATAGGCAGTTTCTGTCTGTCGGAGGCTGGTTCTGGCAGTGatgctttttctttgaagaCTCGTGCTGAAAAGAAGGGAGACTACTATATTATCAATGGCTCAAAGATGTGGATTAGCTTAGCAGAACATGCTGGAGTTTTCTTTGTGATGGCAAATACAGATCCTGCCTCA GGATACAGGGGAATTACATGCTTCATAGTAGATCGCAACACAGAAGGCCTACACATAGGGAAGAAGGAGGATAAGCTTGGAATCAGAGCATCTTCTACTTGCCCAGtaacatttgaaaatgtgaaG GTTCCTGCGACCAACATCCTTGGACAGGTGGGGCAAGGCTATAAGTATGCAATCGGAATGCTAAATGGAGGCAGAATAGGTATTGCTGCACAG atgttAGGATTGGCGCAGGGGTGTTTTGACCATACAATTCCCTACACAAAGGAGAGAGTGCAGTTTGGGAAAAGCATATTCGATTTCCAG GGAATGCAACATCAGATAGCTCAGGTGGCCACACAGCTGGAGGCTGCGAGGCTGCTGACCTACAATGCAGCCCGTCTTGCAGAAACAGGAAAGCCATTCATAAAGGAGGCAAGCATGGCCAAATATTATGCTGCAGAG GTTGCCACACTGACAACTAGTAAATGCATTGAATGGATGGGTGGTGTTGGATATACAAAAAATTATCCAATAGAAAAATACTACCGTGATTGCAAGATTG GTACAATATATGAAGGAACTTCAAATATCCAGTTGAGCACCATTGCAAAAAGCTTGGCCCAGGAGTACTGA